In a single window of the Trichoderma breve strain T069 chromosome 6, whole genome shotgun sequence genome:
- a CDS encoding major facilitator superfamily domain-containing protein → MGSPEDTTSISESDKNRLSVEIADPEKQPVPVEETIPPPYSVFTTWQKRMLALGAASTAFFSPISAQIYLPALTQLSDELDVSSTQINLTITTYMIFQGITPMFLGSLADSGGRRPAYIVCFVIYIGANIGLALAPSYGAILGLRCLQSAGSSTTVALCMAVVADVITSAERGQYVGFTVVPVVLAPALGPIIGGALAQTLGWRSIFWFLTIMAGVTVVLIFMFLPETCRHIVGDGSIYPPPLYRSGWQILTSHRNKGRKAPPAENSFKFKPPNVLGSLLMLLEKETGLLLGTSSLIFAGFYCIASAMPTLFKNSYGYDEITVGLMYLPLAFGSILAALIVGPGINWNYKRHCQKLGIPLDRSRQQDLSGFPIERVRLEIGLPLLGVSGLSLIGWGWAMNYVVHVSVPCILSCLMGMGMIGFNNTSNTLLVDIHPGKAGTATAANNFTRCLVGAGASAAIVPLINAIGVGWTFTMLGLIYGACALPLMLIMVKGIAWRAEKKAKEERKQKKKEEASR, encoded by the coding sequence ATGGGATCACCAGAAGATACGACAAGCATTTCAGAGTCGGATAAGAACCGACTCTCAGTTGAGATCGCCGACCCAGAAAAACAACCCGTGCCAGTGGAGGAAACAATTCCCCCTCCATACTCGGTCTTCACGACATGGCAGAAACGAATGTTGGCTCTTGGAGCCGCCTCgacggccttcttctctcctatATCAGCTCAGATCTACTTGCCAGCGTTGACACAGCTCTCAGATGAGCTTGATGTTTCAAGCACCCAAATAAACCTTACCATTACGACTTATATGATCTTTCAGGGCATCACCCCCATGTTTCTCGGTTCTCTGGCAGACAGTGGTGGAAGGCGACCGGCATACATCGTCTGCTTCGTGATATACATTGGCGCCAACATTGGTCTTGCTCTAGCTCCCAGCTATGGTGCCATTCTCGGTCTCAGGTGTCTTCAGTCGGCAGGTTCAAGCACCACCGTAGCACTGTGTATGGCTGTCGTGGCCGATGTCATTACATCTGCTGAGCGAGGCCAATATGTCGGCTTCACTGTTGTGCCTGTAGTTCTCGCCCCAGCTCTTGGTCCCATTATCGGAGGTGCTCTGGCTCAGACGCTTGGCTGGAGGTCCATATTTTGGTTCTTGACCATAATGGCTGGAGTGACGGTTGTCCTCATTTTCATGTTTTTGCCAGAGACATGCCGTCACATTGTCGGCGACGGTTCAATCTACCCACCACCTCTGTACAGATCAGGGTGGCAGATTTTGACATCACATCGAAACAAGGGCCGTAAAGCTCCTCCTGCAGAAAACTCGTTCAAATTCAAGCCTCCCAATGTTTTGGGTTCTCTGCTcatgctgctggagaaggagactGGATTACTCCTTGGTACCAGTAGTCTCATCTTTGCCGGGTTTTACTGTATTGCCTCCGCAATGCCCACTCTGTTTAAAAACTCCTATGGATATGACGAGATCACAGTGGGACTGATGTACTTGCCGTTGGCCTTTGGCTCGATTCTGGCTGCTCTGATAGTTGGTCCTGGAATCAACTGGAACTATAAACGACACTGCCAAAAGCTCGGCATCCCTCTAGACCGCAGCCGCCAGCAGGATCTTTCTGGCTTTCCCATTGAGCGTGTGCGTCTAGAGATTGGACTACCGTTGCTTGGTGTTAGTGGTCTCTCTCTGATCGGTTGGGGGTGGGCTATGAATTATGTCGTTCATGTTTCTGTCCCTTGCATCctgagctgcttgatgggcatgggcatgatTGGCTTCAACAACACGTCCAACACTTTGCTAGTCGACATTCATCCTGGAAAGGCGGGCACTGCAACCGCTGCAAACAACTTTACTCGATGTCTCGTTGGGGCTGGGGCCAGTGCGGCTATAGTTCCCTTGATAAACGCCATTGGTGTAGGCTGGACGTTTACTATGCTTGGTCTCATTTACGGTGCTTGCgccttgccattgatgcTCATCATGGTAAAGGGCATTGCTTGGAgggctgagaagaaggcaaaggaagaACgcaaacagaagaagaaggaagaagcttctcgGTGA
- a CDS encoding cytochrome p450 domain-containing protein: MGPELIWTSIWALCYGIGLLLLSISTIVFYRLFLHPLSRVPGPRLAAVSNIWHAYHARNGRMFELGRTLHQKYGEVVRIGPNELWFNSPEAFDKIYSSTKGFEKTDFYSIVATSLSTPKIDCFLRPHFADSLDLLSERDMKRYRLQRRLIGRVYQTASVIKFEAAVDEVIKQAIARLEALDGAEIDLKEWMHIIAVECLGASVISWSPGLLKAGTDWGSSAHSYLGWRRKSVMGLFPTLTKMTMRSNLFEWIFRDVWDLKYVATPNFRSFFPDVGKRISRRIKSTLKPNAPKDNRADLLADLIQLHKDKPDFTENYLRKMAVTNFGAGHETMASTLTSIFTMIGTHDDVQKRLQYTRAAIREAMRLHPVLSMSLPRRVPDMGSHIHGYFIPGGTTVGCNPVALHRNANVVIGPDPDAYNPDRWLGGETLDIRLMDRYSLNWGGGPRTCPGKNLAEMVVYKVVSALFERFDVEVATPPEIGQPSYFLSMITGVKARFSSVAPQMAGKDCL; this comes from the exons ATGGGGCCCGAGCTGATATGGACTTCCATTTGGGCTCTGTGTTACGGCATTGGTTTACTGCTCTTGAGCATCTCAACCATTGTGTTTTATAGGCTGTTTCTTCACCCGCTTTCACGAGTCCCTGGCCCGAGACTTGCCGCCGTTTCCAACATATGGCATGCGTATCACGCTCGAAATGGACGAATGTTTGAACTGGGCCGGACTTTGCACCAGAAATATGGCGAAGTTGTGCGGATTGGCCCTAATGAACTGTGGTTTAACAGCCCAGAAGCTTTTGACAAGATTTACA GTAGCACAAAGGGATTCGAAAAGACGGATTTTTATT CTATAGTGGCAACCAGCTTGAGTACGCCCAAGATCGATTGCTTCTTGCGGCCTCACTTTGCCGATAGTTTGGATCTACTTTCGGAGCGAGACATGAAGCGCTACCGTCTTCAAAGACGATTGATAGGGCGGGTCTACCAAACGGCCAGTGTGATCAAGTTCGAAGCAGCAGTCGACGAGGTTATCAAGCAGGCGATTGCCCGATTGGAAGCCCTCGATGGTGCTGAGATAGACTTGAAGGAGTGGATGCACATCATTGCCGTGGAATGTCTTGGAGCTTCAGTCATCTCGTGGTCCCCAGGGTTGCTTAAAGCGGGAACAGACTGGGGATCCAGCGCTCATAGTTACCTtggctggagaaggaagagcGTCATGGGACTTTTCCCAACTCTGACCAAAATGACAATGCGGTCGAACCTCTTTGAGTGGATATTCAGGGATGTCTGGGACCTGAAGTACGTTGCTACGCCCAACTTCAGGTCCTTCTTTCCT GATGTGGGGAAGCGAATCTCTCGAAGAATCAAATCTACCTTGAAACCAAATGCCCCTAAAGATAACCGAGCAGATCTGCTGGCGGATCTCATCCAGCTTCATAAAGACAAACCAGATTTCACCGAGAACTATCTCAGGAAAATGGCCGTGACCAATTTTGGAGCGGGACATGAGACAATGGCATCGACTTTGACATCAATTTTCACCATGATTGGAACACACGACGACGTGCAGAAAAGA CTGCAATATACTCGCGCAGCAATAAGAGAGGCTATGCGCCTCCACCCGGTCCTGAGCATgtctcttcctcgccgcGTTCCTGATATGGGCTCCCATATTCATGGCTACTTCATTCCGGGAGGCACGACAGTCGGGTGCAACCCCGTGGCGTTGCATCGAAATGCAAATGTCGTGATAGGACCAGATCCAGATGCCTACAACCCTGATCGCTGGCTCGGTGGCGAGACTTTGGACATTCGCCTCATGGACCGATATAGTCTCAACTGGGGCGGCGGACCGAGGACTTGTCCGGGAAAGAACTTGGCCGAAATGGTTGTATATAAAGTCGTATCAGCCCTATTCGAGCGATTCGATGTGGAGGTGGCAACACCGCCGGAAATTGGGCAGCCGTCATACTTCTTGTCAATGATTACGGGAGTCAAGGCCCGGTTCTCGTCTGTCGCTCCACAGATGGCGGGGAAAGACTGTCTCTAG
- a CDS encoding POT family domain-containing protein — protein MSNAANLDVDVIAEADHRAAGFDDKTPHAIDVRGDEDYDDFPTEEELRTLRRVSGKIKWSMYTIAFVELCERFSYYGSSVLYTNFVNRPLPPGSTTGSAPDGRPGALGMGPKAAQGISLFNQFFAYIMPLVGAWIADARMGRFWTLHLAIGISTIAHVILVASAAPGVIVKKDSAFAAFIIGLICLCVGTGFFKANVSPLLADQNEDRRMRVETLASGEKVIIDPAVTNTRIFLYFYFAINIGSLAGQIAMVYVEKYVGFWVAFLIPTGMFLLAPVVLWSQKKNYRLQPPTGSLLQKFMQMFFYARRRSKGFFKIDWDVVRPSRIAIAERPKWMTYDDAWVDEVRRGLMACKVFLFLPVFFLAYNQMTGNLTIQAGTMELHGVPNDIIQNLNPISIVIMIPLIDHLLYPGLRKIGVAFTPIKRMTTGFFIASLSMVASAVMQHYIYKMSPCGDHANGTIIVDGEEELCPPAPINVWAQCLPYILIGFAEIFANVTSYEYAYSKAPENMKSLVMSVNLFMSAISAAIGEAFTPLSDDPLLVWNYTAVACIAFVGGAAFWLCFRHLDSDEDKWNMLKKSEFIGQNQPGLGKEADEEP, from the exons ATGAGCAACGCCGCCAACCTCGACGTTGATGTCATTGCTGAGGCCGACCACCGCGCGGCTGGCTTTGACGACAAGACCCCTCACGCTATCGACGTCCGAGGCGACGAGGACTACGATGACTTCCCTaccgaggaagagctgcGCACTCTGCGCCGTGTCTCCGGAAAGATCAAGTGGAGCATGTACACCATTGCCTTCGTTGAGCTTTGCGAGCGTTTCTCCTACTACGGATCTTCCGTCCTGTACACAAACTTTGTGAAccgccctcttcctccgggATCAACCACTGGTTCTGCTCCTGATGGCCGCCCCGGTGCCCTGGGAATGGGTCCCAAGGCTGCTCAGGGTATCAGCTTGTTCAACCAGTTCTTTGCCTACATCATGCCTCTCGTTGG TGCCTGGATTGCTGATGCTCGCATGGGTCGTTTCTGGACTCTTCACCTTGCCATTGGTATCTCCACCATTGCCCACGTCATTCTCGTCGCCTCTGCCGCTCCTGGTGTTATCGTGAAGAAGGACAGTGCCTTTGCCGCCTTCATCATTGGTCTCATCTGCCTTTGCGTTGGTACTGGTTTCTTCAAGGCCAACGTCTCTCCCCTGCTTGCCGATCAGAACGAAGATAGACGCATGCGCGTCGAGACCCTTGCCTCTGGCGAGAAGGTCATCATCGACCCTGCCGTCACCAACACTCGTATCTTCCTCTACTTCTActttgccatcaacatcGGATCTCTTGCCGGTCAGATTGCCATGGTCTACGTTGAGAAGTACGTCGGTTTCTGGGTTGCTTTCCTCATCCCTACCGGCATGTTCCTCCTCGCCCCCGTCGTCCTGTGGAGCCAGAAGAAGAACTACCGCCTGCAGCCTCCCACCGGCTCTCTGCTCCAGAAGTTCATGCAGATGTTCTTCTATGCCCGCAGAAGGTCAaagggcttcttcaagatcgACTGGGATGTTGTTCGCCCCtctcgcatcgccattgcTGAGCGACCCAAGTGGATGACCTATGACGATGCCTGGGTTGACGAGGTCCGCCGTGGTCTCATGGCCTGCAAggtcttcctcttcctgcccgtcttcttcctggcCTACAACCAGATGACTGGTAACCTGACCATCCAGGCTGGTACCATGGAGCTGCATGGTGTCCCCAACGACATTATCCAGAACCTCAACCCCATCTCCATTGTCATCATGATTCCCCTCATCGACCACCTCCTGTACCCTGGTCTCCGCAAGATTGGCGTTGCTTTCACCCCCATCAAGCGTATGACCACTGGTTTCTTcattgcctctctctccatggTTGCCTCTGCCGTCATGCAGCACTACATCTACAAGATGAGCCCTTGCGGTGATCACGCCAACGGCAccatcatcgtcgacggcgaggaggagctcTGCCCTCCTGCTCCTATCAATGTCTGGGCCCAGTGCTTGCCCTACATCCTAATTGGTTTCGCCGAAATCTTCGCCAACGTCACATCCTACGAGTATGCCTACTCCAAGGCCCCCGAGAACATGAAGTCTCTCGTCATGTCTGTCAACCTGTTCATGAGCGCCATCTCTGCCGCTATTGGCGAGGCCTTCACTCCTCTGTCCGATGACCCTCTGCTGGTCTGGAACTACACCGCTGTTGCCTGCATTGCCTTcgttggtggtgctgccTTCTGGCTCTGCTTCCGTCACCTCGACTCTGACGAGGACAAGTGGAACATGCTCAAGAAGTCCGAGTTCATTGGCCAGAACCAACCTGGTCTGGGCAAggaggccgacgaggagccTTaa
- a CDS encoding major facilitator superfamily domain-containing protein has protein sequence MEDVINRSPPSHDPRDETISQIPNDKTPNSANDFRQDEKQGQRQERDLYEEPNIILPPTINAAYDWTGPDDPDNPRNFSAALRIFSTIAITMLAMIGTVAGSMYAPAQDAVASALHCSRIVAVLPLSLYNLGLAFGPMVGAPLSETYGRKSVFMLSTPVFVLFMLGSGFSRSIAGLTACRFFAGVFASPLINNAPATLLDFTPPRYRGVSLGGYYAVPSFGAAFGPLIGGFVLLVKPWQWTQWISIFITVAFYIPVCFTRETYKKVILKRRATRLGLRDSASQRTSPGRAFRYFFTTLIQRPLHMLFTEPIVTLVSVYNGFLFGLLYTFVVSVPWIFRHYYGWSAESEPLSYLGLMCGTALAAAPLILIDLFSYQKRLTEWQLHHDDDEPLPSENRLMSALIGSIMLPICLFIVGWTVHYHVHWIVPIIFQGLVMLSSLLVYAGANLFMLDAYGPLYGASASGSMMFSRYLLSAVFPLFALQMYENLGAGWATSILGFVTLVMAPIPWFFRAYGEKLRARSKYEMST, from the coding sequence ATGGAAGACGTGATTAATCGCTCACCACCGTCCCATGATCCACGAGATGAGACGATATCGCAAATACCCAACGATAAAACGCCAAATTCAGCGAATGATTTTCGACAAGATGAGAAACAGGGCCAGCGTCAGGAGCGGGATCTGTATGAAGAGCCCAACATTATCCTCCCGCCTACTATCAACGCTGCCTACGACTGGACCGGACCCGACGACCCAGACAACCCTCGCAACTTCTCTGCCGCTTTGCGCATCTTCAGCACCATTGCCATCACTATGCTAGCCATGATTGGAACTGTAGCTGGATCAATGTATGCGCCCGCACAAGACGCCGTCGCCTCAGCCCTCCACTGCAGCCGCATTGTCGCTGTCCTGCCCCTTTCGCTGTACAATCTAGGGCTTGCCTTTGGGCCCATGGTCGGCGCACCACTTTCAGAGACTTACGGCCGCAAATCCGTCTTCATGCTCTCAACCCCAGTCTTTGTGCTGTTCATGCTCGGATCCGGTTTCAGTCGCTCAATAGCTGGGTTGACGGCCTGTCGCTTCTTTGCCGGTGTGTTCGCCTCGCCCCTGATCAACAATGCGCCGGCCACGCTGCTCGATTTTACGCCTCCGCGGTATCGGGGTGTCAGTCTGGGCGGTTACTATGCTGTGCCGTCGTTTGGTGCTGCTTTTGGACCGTTAATTGGAGGATTTGTCTTGCTTGTCAAGCCGTGGCAATGGACGCAGTggatctccatcttcattaCGGTTGCGTTTTACATCCCTGTGTGCTTCACTCGCGAGACGTACAAGAAGGTGATTCTCAAACGACGAGCTACGCGCCTGGGGCTGCGTGACTCGGCGTCCCAGAGAACATCACCGGGGCGAGCGTTCAGATACTTCTTCACGACTCTGATCCAGCGGCCTCTGCACATGTTATTTACGGAGCCAATTGTCACACTAGTAAGCGTGTATAACGGCTTCCTGTTTGGTCTTTTGTATACGTTTGTCGTGTCTGTGCCGTGGATATTCAGGCACTACTATGGATGGTCGGCGGAGAGTGAGCCGTTGTCGTATTTGGGGTTGATGTGCGGCACAGCTCTTGCAGCAGCGCCCCTGATTCTGATCGATCTTTTCTCTTACCAAAAGCGTTTGACAGAGTGgcagcttcatcatgatgacgatgagccACTCCCCTCAGAGAATCGTCTCATGTCGGCTCTGATTGGGAGCATTATGCTGCCAATCTGTCTCTTCATTGTTGGCTGGACGGTGCATTACCACGTACACTGGATTGTGCCAATTATCTTCCAAGGCCTTGTTATGCTGTCATCTCTTCTTGTCTATGCGGGCGCTAATCTCTTCATGCTGGATGCGTATGGTCCGCTTTATGGAGCATCCGCATCAGGATCCATGATGTTCAGTCGCTACTTACTGTCTGCTGTGTTTCCCCTCTTTGCGTTACAGATGTACGAGAATCTTGGGGCGGGATGGGCTACGAGCATTCTGGGCTTTGTGACATTGGTGATGGCGCCGATTCCTTGGTTCTTTAGGGCATATGGGGAGAAGCTGAGGGCGAGAAGCAAGTACGAGATGAGCACTTAG
- a CDS encoding voltage-dependent anion channel domain-containing protein: MAHLSPSQAWDSLPTPEIYEPNGRELSRQFVPSDNDDVEGGRLESSFSNHTRSFSGDVTRTNTPVPDDEEHTISEKKHSSQAIDIYDPNRPKLPIRQRLQHFTWAWYTFPMSTGGLSLLIFAQPNQFTGLKTVGLVVYIINLIIFSLITMTMTARFLLHTGELVRSLTHPREGFFFPTFFLSIATIITSTQRYAIPDDHVVLEWVIQAAFWVYVALTSVLAIGQYSYVFAAHHLSLQNFMPTLILPIFPIMLSGTIASVIAATQPEIAAMPILVAGLTCQGLGMSVAILMYAHMIGRLIQSGLPNREHRPGLFMCVGPPSFTALALIGMANGVPDSVEELAIDKSVIKVVAVLVAISLWALSFWWFGIAVVAVISSPPKYFHLGWWAMVFPNTGFTLATISIAKELISSSFQWVTTGMSICMLVMFFFVLYNHARAVVVQDIMYPGRDENVEDH; encoded by the coding sequence ATGGCTCATCTATCGCCCTCTCAGGCCTGGGATAGCTTGCCCACTCCTGAGATATATGAACCAAATGGACGGGAACTCTCAAGACAATTCGTTCCTTCTGACAACGACGATGTTGAGGGTGGGCGACTTGAATCCAGCTTCAGTAATCACACACGATCCTTCTCTGGCGATGTCACACGAACGAACACTCCCGTccccgacgacgaggaacaTACAATCAGCGAGAAAAAACATTCATCTCAAGCCATTGACATCTATGACCCGAACCGGCCGAAACTACCTATTCGACAGAGACTTCAACACTTCACATGGGCCTGGTATACTTTCCCCATGAGCACTGGCGGTCTCTCCTTGCTCATATTCGCACAACCCAATCAGTTCACTGGTCTGAAGACTGTGGGCTTAGTTGTTTACATCATCAACCTTATTATATTTTCACTCATCACAATGACCATGACTGCTCGCTTCTTACTACACACGGGTGAGCTGGTTCGGTCACTTACCCACCCAAGGgaaggcttcttctttccgacattctttctctccatcgCTACAATCATTACAAGTACCCAACGATACGCCATACCAGACGATCACGTCGTACTAGAATGGGTCATACAAGCTGCTTTTTGGGTGTATGTCGCTTTGACATCAGTGCTGGCCATCGGCCAATACAGTTATGTCTTTGCGGCTCATCACCTCAGCTTGCAGAACTTTATGCCGaccttgatcttgccaaTCTTCCCCATCATGCTCTCGGGAACAATTGCGTCTGTTATTGCGGCAACACAACCTGAAATCGCAGCCATGCCGATTCTAGTAGCTGGACTTACGTGCCAAGGCCTCGGAATGTCAGTGGCCATATTGATGTACGCCCATATGATTGGAAGGTTGATCCAATCTGGTCTTCCTAACCGAGAGCACCGACCTGGCCTTTTCATGTGTGTTGGTCCACCATCTTTCACTGCCTTGGCCTTAATCGGCATGGCCAATGGTGTCCCCGACAGTgttgaggagctggccatTGACAAGAGCGTCATCAAGGTAGTGGCTGTTCTAGTAGCGATCTCTCTCTGGGCGCTTAgcttttggtggtttggtaTTGCCGTCGTTGCTGTTATTTCGTCGCCCCCCAAATACTTTCACCTTGGCTGGTGGGCTATGGTGTTTCCCAACACAGGCTTTACGCTGGCAACAATTTCTATCGCAAAGGAGCTGATAAGTTCCAGCTTTCAGTGGGTCACCACAGGAATGAGTATTTGCATGCTCGTcatgttcttctttgtcttgtaCAACCACGCCCGAGCAGTTGTTGTTCAAGATATCATGTACCCGGGGAGAGATGAGAATGTAGAGGACCATTGA
- a CDS encoding fungal specific transcription factor domain-containing protein, whose amino-acid sequence MPPDGNFGVFAISKTGESQILAAPRVDDLGREPRQRKRHAKSRAGCLSCKSSRVKCDEIRPACARCAARNIPCQYEFSIMSMLPKFSRQQLHHQRFGAGSVPKSLGLGLDLPSLRLMHHFDHYTSPTLAFGSLVWRDGVLPVALNNEVVMHAVLMISAAHQRSLSPHNAEHNKSMSYHLDLTLSGFRDLLSQGTDGFNHDIIIACAMLLVHYAWSMPFFAYEDDKIDMTSEPDRLLKFAAGLKTVMKTMKEDKRYTNGIFKAPMSYNSIDQFRQFEESLAETFVFDDIFFSARTMTLTNYDGCCIEGQDFNACDRLTPLLRTMDAVSKGRVIHHLIPQIQVYTLFWPAKASKDFEEDVADNKTEALVIMLCFYATAWRLLSEDVWWAKSRTKVMCESIYQYLDNNKDPVWEGDIENVRRYFGFAQNSAGKWTIGSLGSISSC is encoded by the exons ATGCCTCCGGACGGAAATTTCGGCGTTTTCGCAATCTCCAAGACGGGCGAGAGCCAAATACTTGCAGCTCCACGAGTGGATGACCTTGGCCGAGAACCACGGCAACGGAAGCGACACGCAAAGTCTCGCGCTGGATGCTTGTCATGCAAATCTTCTAGAGTCAAG TGTGATGAGATTCGACCTGCCTGCGCGAGATGCGCTGCCAGGAATATACCTTGCCAATATGAGTTTAGCATCATGTCCATGTTGCCAAAGTTCTCACGGCAACAACTCCATCATCAGAGATTCGGGGCGGGCTCCGTTCCCAAGTCCctcggtctcggtctcgATTTACCCAGTCTACGGCTCATGCATCACTTTGACCACTACACATCGCCAACCCTAGCTTTCGGCAGTTTAgtatggagagatggagtgCTTCCTGTGGCATTGAAT AATGAAGTTGTCATGCACGCCGTCTTAATGATCTCGGCAGCTCACCAGCGAAGTCTTTCGCCCCACAACGCTGAACATAACAAGTCAATGTCATACCATCTGGATCTAACTCTCTCTGGGTTCAGGGACCTTCTATCGCAAGGCACGGATGGTTTCAATCACGATATTATTATCGCTTGTGCTATGCTTCTCGTGCACTATGCTTGGTCCATGCCGTTCTTTGCATATGAAGATGACAAGATCGACATGACCAGTGAACCCGATAGACTGCTCAAATTTGCAGCTGGTCTCAAAACGGTCATGAAGACCATGAAGGAAGACAAGAGGTACACAAacggcatcttcaaggccCCCATGTCCTATAACAGCATCGACCAGTTTCGACAATTTGAAGAATCGCTGGCAGAGACCTTTGTCTTCGACGATATCTTTTTCAGCGCACGAACTATGACTTTGACCAACTATGATGGATGCTGTATAGAAGGTCAAGACTTCAACGCCTGTGATCGACTGACGCCGCTGCTCAGAACCATGGATGCCGTATCCAAGGGCCGAGTCATTCACCATTTGATACCGCAGATTCAGGTGTATACTCTCTTCTGGCCCGCCAAAGCATCCAAAGATTTTGAAGAGGACGTGGCGGACAACAAGACTGAGGCTCTGGTCATCATGCTCTGCTTTTATGCCACTGCTTGGCGGCTTCTGTCCGAGGACGTTTGGTGGGCCAAGTCTCGCACAAAGGTCATGTGCGAGTCTATCTATCAATATTTggataataataaagatCCAGTATGGGAGGGAGATATTGAGAATGTTCGCCGCTATTTTGGATTCGCGCAGAATAGCGCTGGCAAGTGGACAATCGGAAGTCTAGGATCTATCTCATCCTGCTGA
- a CDS encoding aldo/keto reductase family domain-containing protein gives MGKANNLPGAAPAPKSLLAYHRQLAPSAAVKVSPLCLGGMGFGTAWEGSMGSCDKKTSFELMDYFYSQGGTFIDTAGNYQNGESEEIIGEWMATRGNREEMISNFGGNNKKSLAVSIETSLKRLQTSYIDLYYVHTWDFTTSIPELMHSLHNLVVAGKVLYLGISNTPAWVVAKANEYARQKGLTQFSVYQGHWSAAERDIERDVVPMCVDEGIALAPYGVLGMGYFRTSAQRAAEKEEERDGRKVPFVDKPQKTAMADALEKIAVARGTTITSIALAWARLKAPYVFPIVGGRKVEHLKSNIEALAIDLTDEEKEAIESAVPFHPGYPQEILGGPKGAMYPSDLWTTKRLGNFDWVSPPQAPKPHPL, from the exons ATGGGAAAGGCAAACAATCTACCCGGCGCTGCGCCCGCGCCCAAGAGCTTGCTTGCCTACCATCGCCAGCTAGctccttcagctgctgtcaAAGTGAGTCCTCTCTGCCTAGGAGGCATGGGATTTGGAACAGCTTGGGAAGGCAGCATGGGCAGTTGTGACAAGAAGACGTCCTTTGAATTGATGGACTATTTCTACAGCCAGGGAGGAACCTTTATCGATAC TGCGGGCAATTACCAGAACGGAGAATCCGAAGAGATCATTGGCGAGTGGATGGCAACCCGAGGCAATCGAGAAGAGATGATC TCAAATTTCGGTGGAAATAACAAAAAGTCTTTGGCGGTATCCATCGAGACTAGTCTCAAGAGACTGCAGACATCGTATATTGATCTG TACTATGTCCATACATGGGACTTTACCACAAGCATCCCAGAGCTGATGCACTCCCTGCACAACCTCGTTGTTGCCGGCAAAGTTCTCTATCTCGGCATCTCCAACACCCCTGCGTGGGTCGTCGCCAAAGCCAACGAGTACGCCCGCCAGAAGGGATTAACTCAATTCTCCGTCTACCAGGGCCATTGGAGTGCGGCCGAGCGAGATATCGAGCGTGATGTTGTCCCCATGTGTGTTGATGAAGGCATTGCCCTCGCTCCCTATGGCGTCTTGGGTATGGGCTACTTCCGCACTTCAGCCCAGCGTGCggctgagaaggaagaggagagagatggacGCAAGGTCCCTTTCGTCGACAAGCCTCAGAAGActgccatggctgatgcGCTAGAGAAGATTGCTGTGGCTCGTGGTACAACTATCACCAGCATCGCTTTAGCCTGGGCTCGATTAAAGGCACCATACGTCTTCCCCATTGTGGGAGGTCGTAAGGTTGAACACCTCAAGTCCAACATTGAGGCGCTGGCAATTGATCTTacggatgaagagaaggaagcaATTGAAAGTGCTGTGCCCTTCCATCCCGGATACCCTCAGGAAATATTGGGTGGTCCCAAGGGTGCTATGTATCCGTCAGACTTATGGACCACGAAGAGATTGGGTAACTTTGACTGGGTATCGCCGCCACAG GCACCAAAGCCTCATCCTCTTTAA